The proteins below come from a single Clostridiales bacterium genomic window:
- a CDS encoding homocysteine S-methyltransferase family protein yields MDFKEKLGNSFILFDGAMGTMIQNAGLEVGEMPEVYNIIHPEIVKGIHESYIKAGADVITTNTFGVSSSRLLQSGYTVEEIIWKAVGIAKAAGSGLVALDIGPTGRLMEPFGDLSFDMAYDIFKRQVEVGVKAGVDLILIETLSDVYEAKAAVLAAKENSSIPVLCTMTFQKSGRTIMGTDPLTAVNILEGLGIDAIGANCSIGPAETMPIIAEMLEYSSIPVMVQPNAGLPRVCKGKNIYDIKPLEFAKDIKEMAKMGACIFGGCCGTNPDFIKEIHDALVQLSPVAAVGKNITAASSSSRTVILGDEFKVIGENINPTGKAKLTHALKNDDMEYIASLASKQEEAGADMLDINTGIPDIDEKDIMIKVIREIQTAVKLPIMIDSISTDVLEAAARQYDGKPVINSVSGKEMVMERIFPIAKKYGACIIGLTLDEKGIPKTAEERVNIAGKIIEKAHIFGIKDKDIIIDCLVLTASAQQESAMEAIKAVKMVKDKYKVATVLGVSNISYGLPERKVLNRTYLAMALAMGLDSAIVNPMDEGIMDTVKAFKVIANQDKNAADYIKNCKK; encoded by the coding sequence ATGGATTTTAAAGAGAAACTGGGGAATTCGTTTATACTATTTGACGGTGCCATGGGCACGATGATTCAGAATGCGGGGTTGGAAGTCGGGGAGATGCCTGAGGTATATAATATTATTCACCCCGAAATTGTAAAAGGCATACATGAAAGTTACATAAAAGCAGGAGCCGATGTTATAACCACCAACACATTCGGTGTCAGTTCGTCCAGACTTTTACAATCGGGATATACAGTGGAGGAGATTATATGGAAGGCAGTCGGTATTGCAAAAGCAGCGGGCTCGGGATTGGTTGCCCTTGATATCGGGCCGACAGGAAGGCTCATGGAGCCTTTTGGCGATCTTTCATTTGATATGGCATATGATATTTTCAAAAGGCAGGTGGAGGTTGGAGTCAAAGCCGGCGTCGACCTTATACTGATAGAAACATTATCGGATGTCTATGAAGCCAAGGCAGCAGTGCTTGCCGCTAAAGAGAACAGCTCCATTCCGGTGCTCTGCACCATGACATTCCAGAAAAGCGGAAGGACTATAATGGGTACGGACCCGCTGACTGCAGTAAATATACTTGAAGGTCTGGGAATCGATGCCATAGGGGCGAACTGTTCCATCGGCCCGGCAGAGACCATGCCAATTATAGCTGAAATGCTTGAGTATTCTTCGATACCTGTAATGGTACAACCTAATGCAGGGCTTCCGAGGGTGTGCAAAGGAAAAAATATTTATGATATAAAACCTCTTGAATTTGCAAAAGATATAAAAGAGATGGCGAAGATGGGAGCGTGTATTTTTGGAGGATGCTGCGGCACAAATCCGGATTTTATCAAGGAAATACATGATGCCTTGGTCCAATTATCCCCTGTAGCGGCCGTCGGCAAGAATATTACGGCAGCATCTTCATCTTCGAGAACTGTTATACTGGGCGATGAATTTAAAGTTATAGGTGAGAATATAAATCCTACGGGCAAGGCAAAGTTAACGCATGCATTGAAAAACGATGATATGGAATACATAGCATCTCTTGCGTCAAAGCAAGAGGAGGCGGGAGCAGACATGCTCGACATAAATACCGGAATCCCGGATATAGATGAAAAGGATATAATGATAAAAGTTATAAGGGAGATACAGACTGCGGTTAAACTTCCTATAATGATAGACAGTATAAGTACGGATGTATTAGAAGCGGCAGCCCGGCAATACGACGGAAAGCCTGTTATAAATTCTGTAAGCGGCAAAGAAATGGTTATGGAAAGAATATTTCCCATAGCGAAAAAGTATGGCGCATGTATCATAGGCCTTACCCTAGATGAAAAAGGCATACCCAAAACTGCTGAAGAAAGGGTAAATATAGCAGGAAAAATAATTGAGAAGGCGCATATCTTTGGGATAAAGGATAAAGATATTATCATAGATTGTCTGGTCTTAACCGCATCTGCACAGCAGGAAAGCGCTATGGAGGCTATTAAGGCCGTTAAGATGGTAAAAGATAAATACAAAGTTGCGACAGTGCTCGGAGTCAGCAATATATCCTATGGACTTCCTGAAAGGAAGGTATTAAACAGGACATATCTTGCGATGGCACTGGCGATGGGGCTTGACTCTGCAATCGTAAACCCGATGGATGAGGGGATAATGGATACCGTGAAAGCCTTTAAAGTAATCGCAAACCAGGATAAGAATGCTGCGGATTATATTAAAAACTGCAAGAAATAG
- a CDS encoding NUDIX domain-containing protein, which translates to MRNKNGLTEKEFLARYDDSKYKKPSVTVDMLIFTVCKGQKSSYRKLPERVLKILMVKRGDHPYIGQWALPGGFVNIDESIRDAALRELKEEVNIDDIYMEQLYTWGDVNRDPRTRVISCSYMSLADSSKLDIKAGDDAADAGWFTVKYNTVEEKKTAAKKGYRIQDLISLKLIGDNTKLSATVKTVKDVEGSVKGCSREVVSSSGIAFDHAKIIQYAIERLRNKIEYTDIAFNLMPEYFTLTELQQVYEVILGRELLKANFRRKISGMVIETDRITKDVGHRPSKLYKFNPNWVESLF; encoded by the coding sequence TTGAGAAATAAAAATGGTTTAACTGAAAAAGAATTTTTAGCAAGATATGATGACAGCAAATATAAAAAGCCGTCTGTAACCGTCGATATGTTGATATTCACAGTATGCAAGGGGCAAAAATCAAGCTACAGAAAACTTCCGGAAAGAGTATTAAAAATTTTAATGGTAAAGAGGGGAGATCATCCATATATCGGTCAGTGGGCGCTTCCCGGAGGATTTGTGAACATTGATGAAAGCATAAGGGATGCAGCCTTGCGTGAACTGAAAGAAGAGGTTAACATCGACGATATTTATATGGAACAATTATATACATGGGGAGATGTTAACAGAGATCCAAGGACCAGAGTTATAAGCTGTTCCTATATGTCTCTCGCAGACAGTTCAAAGCTTGATATCAAGGCAGGGGATGACGCTGCTGATGCCGGATGGTTTACGGTAAAATATAATACTGTCGAAGAAAAAAAGACAGCCGCAAAAAAAGGCTATAGGATTCAGGATTTAATTTCACTGAAACTAATAGGCGATAATACGAAACTGTCGGCGACTGTCAAGACAGTCAAGGATGTCGAAGGAAGCGTTAAAGGTTGCAGCAGAGAGGTTGTGAGTTCATCAGGCATAGCGTTCGATCATGCAAAAATAATACAATATGCAATCGAAAGGTTGAGAAATAAAATAGAGTATACAGATATAGCATTTAATCTTATGCCTGAATATTTCACACTGACAGAGCTGCAGCAGGTGTATGAGGTAATACTAGGCAGGGAACTTTTAAAAGCGAATTTCAGGAGAAAGATTTCAGGAATGGTTATTGAAACCGACAGGATAACAAAGGATGTTGGCCACAGGCCTTCAAAGCTTTATAAATTTAACCCGAATTGGGTTGAAAGTTTGTTTTAA
- a CDS encoding co-chaperone GroES, with protein sequence MHVKPLGSRVLLKEIETEETTKSGIVLPSSAKEKPFMAEVIEVGPGEVKDGKEIRMEVKKGDKVLYSKYSGTEVKLDEEKYLIVKQEDILAIVD encoded by the coding sequence ATGCATGTTAAACCATTAGGAAGCAGAGTGCTTCTAAAAGAAATTGAAACTGAGGAAACAACCAAAAGCGGTATAGTGCTTCCTTCGTCCGCCAAGGAAAAGCCGTTTATGGCAGAGGTTATTGAGGTCGGACCAGGAGAAGTAAAAGACGGGAAAGAGATCAGGATGGAAGTTAAAAAGGGTGACAAGGTACTTTACAGCAAGTACAGCGGCACCGAAGTAAAATTAGATGAAGAAAAATATCTTATCGTAAAGCAGGAAGATATTCTTGCAATCGTCGATTAA
- a CDS encoding ATP-binding cassette domain-containing protein has product MSDDEKKYIIECENLVKIYKTSETEVVALQGLDLTVEYGELMAIIGNSGSGKSTLLNMIGGLDRPSAGKLYVDGKDLFKFNERQMIEYKRNTVGFVWQNNARNLIPYLTALQNVELVLSLAGEKNKRERANELLDMVDLPDRKNSKLAQLSGGEQQRVAIAIAIANRPKILLADEPTGSVDTKTAGQILDLFRQLNRDIKVTIVIVTHDRQLSRKVDRVVAIRDGRTSSEFIRKKSYAEELAEIENGIEAKEDEETHEELAVVDRVGRLQIPREYLEALGIKGSSKLKVELEGDRVVLIPPQNKNNKN; this is encoded by the coding sequence ATGAGTGATGATGAGAAAAAATATATAATAGAATGTGAAAACCTTGTAAAGATATATAAGACTTCCGAAACAGAAGTTGTGGCGCTGCAGGGGTTGGACCTGACAGTCGAGTATGGTGAGCTCATGGCGATAATAGGCAACAGCGGAAGCGGAAAGTCCACGCTTTTAAATATGATAGGAGGCCTTGACAGGCCTTCGGCGGGAAAACTTTATGTGGATGGCAAGGATTTATTTAAATTCAATGAAAGGCAAATGATAGAGTATAAGAGGAATACAGTTGGTTTTGTATGGCAGAATAATGCAAGAAATCTTATACCTTATCTTACCGCCCTTCAAAATGTGGAACTTGTTTTAAGTCTGGCAGGCGAGAAAAATAAAAGGGAAAGGGCAAATGAGCTTTTAGACATGGTGGACCTGCCCGATAGAAAAAACAGCAAGCTTGCACAGCTTTCAGGCGGCGAACAGCAAAGGGTGGCTATTGCCATCGCCATTGCAAACAGGCCGAAGATACTTTTGGCAGATGAACCTACGGGTTCTGTCGATACAAAGACGGCGGGGCAGATACTCGATCTTTTCAGGCAATTGAATAGGGACATAAAAGTCACCATCGTTATAGTGACACATGACAGACAGCTTTCACGAAAGGTTGACAGGGTGGTTGCCATAAGAGACGGCAGGACATCGAGCGAATTCATACGTAAAAAGTCCTATGCGGAGGAACTTGCCGAGATTGAAAACGGCATAGAGGCAAAGGAAGATGAAGAGACCCACGAAGAGCTGGCAGTTGTCGACAGGGTCGGAAGGCTCCAAATACCCAGGGAGTATTTAGAGGCCTTGGGAATAAAGGGGAGCAGCAAGCTGAAGGTTGAGCTTGAGGGAGATAGAGTTGTACTCATTCCGCCCCAGAATAAGAATAATAAAAATTGA
- a CDS encoding MoxR family ATPase, translating into MELSEIKGISDRIRKNIQKVIIGKSGIIDVLICAVIAGGHVLLEDVPGTGKTVLAKALSKSIGADFKRVQFTPDLLPSDLTGINYYNQKMGQFTFKKGPLFTNILLADEINRATPRTQSSLLECMEEKQISVDGITYKLDEPFFVIATQNPIEIAGTFPLPEAQLDRFLVRLNMGYPDFKENKEIIERFIAANPLEDLKSVCSSEEINNAKLIFNKVYISDEVQEYIIKITEKTLDNNYVRLGISPRGMLALVKMCQAYAAIKGSDFVTPDDVKSMAVHVFNHRLILKDSARVRGVAPREVITDILNEVPVPIEEWDKHSAR; encoded by the coding sequence ATGGAATTATCAGAGATAAAGGGAATATCGGATAGGATCAGGAAAAATATTCAAAAAGTCATAATAGGGAAATCCGGCATAATAGACGTTTTGATATGTGCTGTTATAGCAGGAGGGCATGTACTTTTGGAGGATGTGCCAGGGACGGGCAAGACAGTTCTTGCAAAAGCCCTTTCGAAATCCATAGGTGCTGATTTTAAAAGAGTGCAGTTTACTCCGGATCTGCTTCCTTCCGACCTTACGGGAATAAATTACTATAATCAGAAAATGGGACAGTTTACGTTCAAGAAGGGACCTCTCTTTACGAATATTCTTTTGGCTGATGAAATAAACAGGGCGACTCCGAGGACTCAGTCAAGCCTTCTAGAATGCATGGAGGAAAAGCAGATAAGCGTCGATGGCATTACATATAAATTAGACGAGCCTTTTTTTGTAATCGCAACTCAAAATCCCATTGAAATTGCAGGGACGTTTCCCTTGCCGGAAGCTCAGCTTGACAGATTCCTTGTAAGGCTTAACATGGGATATCCTGATTTTAAGGAAAATAAAGAGATAATAGAGCGCTTCATCGCGGCAAATCCCCTGGAGGATCTTAAAAGCGTATGCAGCAGTGAGGAAATCAATAACGCAAAGTTGATATTCAACAAAGTTTATATAAGCGATGAAGTACAGGAATACATAATAAAAATAACGGAGAAAACCCTCGACAATAATTACGTCAGGCTGGGCATAAGCCCAAGAGGCATGCTTGCCCTTGTCAAAATGTGTCAGGCATATGCTGCCATAAAGGGCAGTGATTTTGTAACTCCAGATGATGTCAAAAGCATGGCCGTCCATGTATTTAACCATAGGCTTATCTTAAAGGACAGCGCCCGTGTAAGAGGAGTGGCTCCCAGGGAAGTAATCACGGACATATTAAATGAAGTACCTGTTCCAATTGAAGAATGGGATAAGCATTCTGCAAGGTGA
- a CDS encoding carboxypeptidase M32 encodes MKEDFKARLDEFKEYLKNIEYLQSASSVLYWDMRVGIPKKAIPYRGEVLSYLSGEEYKLETSLKMKEFIDYFESCRDLDDITKAMVRNAKKNYERTMKIPEKRYKEYTIEQAASEAAWEDAKAKSDYSIFKPHLKKMIDFNKEFIGYWGYRNSKYDTLLDFYEPGITVGKLDKTFGELKRAIVSLLDRIQKSGVKPDCGMFHKKFTKGRQESFSKYVMAKMGFDFDEGRVDESVHPFTINFDNRDVRITTHYYENEFRSALFSCIHEGGHAIYEQDIPDSLKGTMLACGASMGLHESQSRFYENIIGRSRAFWTYFYPEVKRRFPEFKDVTLDEFYKGINAVSPSLVRTEADELTYSLHIIIRYEIEKKIFDDEVDVDELPSVWNKKYKEYMGIEPENDDEGILQDMHWSGGSFGYFPSYALGNLYGAQFLSKMEKDIPDLYKEIERGNLDIVHQWLKENIHKYGSVYKPAELLKKATGEELTAKYFIDYLNKKYSEIYNL; translated from the coding sequence ATGAAAGAAGATTTTAAAGCAAGATTGGATGAGTTTAAGGAATACCTTAAAAATATAGAGTATCTGCAAAGCGCTTCAAGCGTTCTTTATTGGGACATGCGAGTCGGAATCCCCAAAAAGGCCATACCCTACAGAGGGGAAGTCTTAAGTTACCTTTCAGGCGAAGAGTATAAGCTTGAGACTTCTTTGAAGATGAAAGAATTCATTGATTACTTTGAATCCTGCAGGGATCTCGATGATATTACGAAAGCCATGGTCCGAAATGCTAAAAAAAACTATGAGAGGACTATGAAGATACCTGAAAAAAGATATAAGGAATATACCATAGAACAGGCTGCTTCAGAAGCGGCATGGGAAGATGCAAAGGCGAAATCGGATTATTCGATTTTCAAACCCCATTTAAAAAAGATGATAGATTTCAATAAGGAATTTATTGGTTACTGGGGTTATAGGAATTCAAAATATGATACACTGCTGGATTTTTATGAACCTGGCATAACCGTAGGAAAGCTTGATAAAACATTCGGTGAACTTAAAAGAGCTATAGTAAGCTTGCTGGACAGAATACAAAAAAGCGGCGTAAAACCTGACTGCGGCATGTTCCATAAAAAGTTTACTAAGGGAAGGCAGGAGAGCTTCAGCAAATATGTCATGGCGAAGATGGGTTTCGACTTTGACGAAGGAAGGGTGGATGAAAGCGTTCATCCATTTACAATCAATTTTGACAATAGAGATGTCAGAATAACCACCCATTATTATGAAAATGAATTCAGAAGTGCGCTTTTTAGCTGTATACATGAAGGCGGGCACGCTATTTATGAGCAAGACATACCGGATAGCCTGAAGGGAACTATGCTTGCTTGCGGAGCGTCCATGGGGCTGCACGAGTCACAATCGAGATTTTATGAAAACATTATAGGAAGAAGCAGGGCGTTTTGGACGTACTTTTATCCGGAGGTTAAAAGGAGGTTCCCTGAGTTCAAGGATGTGACGCTTGATGAATTTTATAAGGGAATCAATGCTGTTTCGCCATCGCTGGTCAGGACAGAAGCCGATGAACTTACATACAGCCTTCATATCATAATAAGGTATGAAATAGAAAAGAAGATATTCGATGATGAAGTTGATGTAGATGAGCTGCCATCCGTCTGGAATAAAAAGTATAAGGAATATATGGGTATTGAGCCTGAAAACGATGACGAGGGGATACTTCAGGATATGCATTGGTCCGGAGGAAGCTTTGGATATTTTCCAAGTTATGCTCTCGGGAACCTTTACGGCGCGCAATTTTTGAGCAAGATGGAAAAGGATATACCGGATCTTTATAAAGAGATAGAACGGGGCAACTTGGACATTGTGCATCAATGGCTTAAAGAGAACATACATAAATACGGCTCGGTATACAAGCCTGCCGAACTTTTGAAAAAGGCAACCGGTGAGGAACTTACCGCAAAATATTTTATCGATTACCTTAACAAAAAATATAGCGAAATATATAATCTATAA
- the groL gene encoding chaperonin GroEL (60 kDa chaperone family; promotes refolding of misfolded polypeptides especially under stressful conditions; forms two stacked rings of heptamers to form a barrel-shaped 14mer; ends can be capped by GroES; misfolded proteins enter the barrel where they are refolded when GroES binds) yields the protein MAAKIIKYDEEARKSMEKGVDLLANTVKITLGPKGRNVVLDKKFGSPMITNDGVTIAKEIELEDPFENMGAQLVKEVASKTNDVAGDGTTTATLLAQSIIKEGLRNVASGANPMVLKKGIEKAVNKAVEVLKQNSEKIKGKSDMTFVATISSSDEEVGKLIADAMEKVTSNGVITIEESKTSETSIDIVEGMQFDRGYVSPYMVTDNDKMEAVLEDPYILITDKKISNIQDLLPVLELIVKDGSKLLIIAEDVEGEALATLIVNKLRGTLQCVAVKAPGFGDRRKEMLRDIAILTGGEVISDETGMSLKDAKLDWLGRAKSVKVQKENTIIVDGAGNSKDIKDRIESIKRQIEATTSSYDKEKLNERLAKLSGGVGVVKVGAATETEMKEKKLRVEDALNATRAAVEEGIVAGGGVAYINAIPEVQKLADTLTGDEKTGAVMIVKALEDPLRQIAENAGIDGSIVVDKVKNSPKGTGYDAAKGQYVNMVQSGIIDPTKVTRSALQNAASVAAMFLTTEGSVAEKPEKKAPAPAAPNPEMGY from the coding sequence ATGGCTGCAAAAATTATAAAATATGATGAAGAAGCAAGAAAGTCAATGGAAAAAGGAGTTGATCTCCTTGCAAATACAGTCAAGATAACATTGGGACCTAAGGGAAGAAATGTTGTACTTGATAAAAAATTCGGTTCGCCGATGATTACAAACGACGGTGTTACAATTGCTAAGGAAATAGAACTTGAGGATCCTTTTGAAAATATGGGCGCACAGCTTGTAAAGGAAGTCGCAAGCAAAACGAACGATGTTGCTGGAGACGGAACTACAACTGCTACACTTCTTGCACAGTCCATAATTAAAGAGGGTTTAAGAAATGTTGCATCAGGTGCAAACCCGATGGTACTTAAAAAAGGTATAGAAAAGGCCGTAAATAAAGCTGTAGAAGTATTAAAACAAAACAGCGAGAAAATAAAGGGCAAGAGCGATATGACTTTCGTTGCGACTATTTCATCGAGCGATGAAGAAGTTGGAAAGCTTATTGCCGATGCCATGGAGAAAGTTACAAGTAACGGCGTCATAACGATTGAAGAATCCAAGACATCCGAAACGAGTATAGATATAGTTGAAGGAATGCAGTTTGACAGAGGTTATGTATCACCATACATGGTAACTGACAATGATAAGATGGAAGCAGTACTCGAAGATCCATATATACTTATTACCGATAAGAAGATAAGCAATATTCAGGATTTGCTTCCTGTCCTCGAGTTAATCGTAAAGGACGGTTCAAAATTGCTTATTATCGCTGAAGACGTTGAAGGAGAGGCCCTTGCTACATTAATAGTCAATAAATTGAGGGGAACTCTTCAGTGTGTTGCAGTAAAGGCACCTGGATTTGGCGACAGGAGAAAGGAAATGCTCCGCGATATAGCGATACTTACAGGGGGAGAAGTCATATCCGATGAAACAGGCATGAGCCTCAAGGATGCAAAGCTTGATTGGCTTGGCAGGGCTAAATCGGTTAAGGTTCAGAAGGAAAATACCATAATCGTCGATGGAGCTGGCAATTCAAAGGATATTAAAGACAGGATAGAATCTATAAAGAGGCAGATAGAAGCTACAACATCAAGCTATGATAAGGAGAAACTCAATGAAAGGCTTGCAAAGTTATCAGGCGGTGTTGGAGTTGTAAAAGTCGGAGCTGCAACGGAGACTGAGATGAAAGAAAAGAAGTTGAGAGTCGAAGATGCACTTAATGCTACAAGGGCAGCCGTTGAAGAAGGTATAGTTGCAGGCGGCGGAGTCGCATATATTAATGCGATACCGGAAGTTCAAAAATTAGCAGACACGCTGACAGGCGACGAAAAAACCGGAGCTGTCATGATCGTCAAAGCGCTTGAAGATCCTTTAAGGCAGATTGCGGAAAATGCCGGAATAGACGGTTCAATTGTAGTCGACAAAGTAAAGAACAGTCCTAAGGGGACTGGATACGATGCTGCAAAGGGACAATATGTCAACATGGTTCAGTCAGGCATAATCGATCCTACCAAGGTTACAAGGTCGGCTCTCCAAAATGCTGCATCAGTTGCAGCCATGTTCCTGACAACAGAAGGCAGTGTTGCAGAGAAGCCGGAGAAGAAAGCTCCAGCACCTGCGGCACCAAATCCTGAGATGGGATATTAA
- a CDS encoding ABC transporter ATP-binding protein translates to MSAIISTENVWRNFKSGDEIIHALKKVSIDIESGKLTILKGRSGSGKTTLINILGAIDLPDEGDVTFDGNKIDEMTGEERDMLRRKEMGFVFQSGGLLSNMSAYENVELGLRIAGFEPNGRKKRAEECLSLVGLAKRMNHRPGELSGGEQQRVAIARAIAHKPKVIFADEPTAALDTQMGLQVVKTFKDLVQKEGLTVVMSTHDPSMMEVADCVYTLQDGEIVNE, encoded by the coding sequence ATGTCTGCTATTATTAGTACGGAAAATGTATGGAGGAATTTTAAATCCGGTGATGAAATAATACATGCCTTAAAAAAAGTGAGTATTGATATAGAATCAGGTAAGCTTACTATATTGAAGGGGCGTTCGGGGTCAGGCAAGACTACTCTTATCAATATACTCGGTGCGATAGATCTTCCGGATGAAGGGGACGTAACGTTTGATGGAAATAAGATAGATGAAATGACAGGGGAAGAGAGGGATATGTTGAGAAGAAAGGAAATGGGTTTCGTATTTCAATCCGGAGGGCTTTTATCCAATATGTCAGCGTATGAAAATGTTGAGCTGGGTTTGAGGATAGCAGGCTTTGAACCGAATGGAAGAAAGAAAAGGGCCGAGGAGTGTTTAAGTCTTGTAGGGCTTGCCAAGAGGATGAACCACCGGCCGGGTGAATTATCCGGCGGAGAGCAGCAAAGGGTAGCCATTGCCCGGGCAATAGCCCATAAGCCGAAGGTGATATTCGCTGATGAGCCCACGGCGGCGCTGGATACACAGATGGGGCTTCAGGTGGTCAAGACATTTAAAGACCTTGTTCAGAAAGAAGGACTCACAGTTGTTATGTCGACGCATGATCCGAGCATGATGGAGGTTGCCGATTGCGTATATACCTTGCAGGATGGTGAGATTGTAAATGAGTGA
- a CDS encoding DUF58 domain-containing protein → MFIIILLVLIIGFYLFQTEIYSRKCFDNVFLKVAFKDTGVFENDHTELIETVGNKKWLILWYLIVEFKTSKNLLFKGNSSVDVSVSDASYKKDLFSLSSYQMVKRRFDIVASRRGYYTIKKADLMTGDLFGKYRFLMDLPVSASLYVYPRLVSDTELSVPFRRMMGEILSKERLMEDPFLIRDIRDYMEYDSLKTINWNASAKSGELKVNEYDYTSSKEVKILLNIEKFNEWDGDGTIEEGIRIAATIAAECIKTGIPVQLDSNAGSLLSNGRITVEKSGSPDYTISFYRQLACIDTKNVLEPFAETLKEESLRLDKQPLYVLISQYFGKDLQDEVESFRQEGFNLYWIVPKYPDTKLKVDDESDMFVWEVTEK, encoded by the coding sequence ATGTTTATAATAATTTTGCTTGTACTGATAATAGGATTTTATCTCTTCCAAACGGAGATATATAGCAGAAAGTGCTTTGATAATGTCTTCCTGAAGGTTGCGTTTAAGGATACAGGCGTCTTTGAAAATGATCATACGGAGCTTATTGAGACAGTGGGAAACAAAAAATGGCTGATACTTTGGTATCTTATAGTCGAATTCAAAACATCGAAAAATTTATTATTCAAGGGGAATTCCAGCGTGGACGTTTCCGTAAGCGATGCGAGTTATAAAAAAGACCTGTTTTCCCTCTCGTCATACCAAATGGTAAAAAGACGTTTCGATATAGTAGCGTCCAGAAGGGGTTACTATACGATAAAAAAGGCGGATTTGATGACCGGCGACTTATTTGGCAAGTACAGGTTCCTTATGGATCTACCGGTATCTGCCAGCCTGTATGTATACCCGAGACTCGTATCGGATACGGAGCTTTCAGTCCCTTTTAGAAGGATGATGGGGGAAATACTGTCCAAAGAGAGGCTGATGGAAGATCCTTTTCTTATAAGGGACATAAGGGATTATATGGAATATGATAGCTTGAAGACGATTAACTGGAATGCTTCCGCAAAATCCGGTGAACTCAAAGTAAACGAGTATGATTACACGTCGTCAAAAGAAGTAAAGATACTCCTGAATATAGAGAAGTTCAATGAGTGGGATGGCGACGGCACCATAGAAGAGGGCATAAGGATAGCAGCCACCATTGCGGCAGAATGTATAAAGACCGGTATTCCGGTACAGCTTGATTCAAATGCCGGAAGTTTATTGTCAAATGGCAGGATAACGGTAGAAAAGTCCGGAAGCCCTGACTATACTATTTCGTTTTACAGGCAGTTAGCATGTATCGATACAAAAAATGTGCTGGAGCCATTTGCCGAGACGTTAAAGGAGGAGTCCCTCCGGTTGGATAAGCAGCCTTTATATGTGCTGATATCACAATATTTCGGGAAAGATTTGCAGGATGAAGTCGAAAGCTTCAGGCAGGAGGGTTTTAATTTATACTGGATAGTGCCTAAATATCCAGATACAAAGCTTAAAGTGGATGATGAGAGCGATATGTTCGTATGGGAAGTGACTGAGAAATGA